The Candidatus Leptovillus gracilis genome segment CACCGCAAGATAGGGCAGCATCATCGAGATGGGGAGATAGGTAGATTGCGTCGTAATGTGTGCGCATCATCCAATGATCCATATAATAACAGAGCAATGACAAAACAGTTAACCCATCTTGATGAACGGGGTCAGGCGCACATGGTAGACGTGGGCCACAAACCGGAAACAGAGCGAATGGCGGTGGCCCGCGGGCGCGTGCTTATGGAACCTGAAACAATCCGCCTGATTATAGAGGGAAACCTTAAAAAGGGGGATGTTTTAACCACCGCCAAACTGGCCGGCATCATGGCTGCCAAACGGACCAGCGAACTGATTCCCCTGTGCCATCCGCTGATGCTGACGCACATTGATGTGACTTGCACCCCCAATGCAGCAGAAAATTGCGTAGACGTGGAGGCCACTGCCCGGTTGACCGGAAAAACGGGGGTGGAGATGGAAGCGTTAACGGCCGTCTCCGTTGCTGCCCTCACCATTTATGACATGGCCAAAG includes the following:
- the moaC gene encoding cyclic pyranopterin monophosphate synthase MoaC; protein product: MTKQLTHLDERGQAHMVDVGHKPETERMAVARGRVLMEPETIRLIIEGNLKKGDVLTTAKLAGIMAAKRTSELIPLCHPLMLTHIDVTCTPNAAENCVDVEATARLTGKTGVEMEALTAVSVAALTIYDMAKAVDRHMRLTDIRLVHKSGGQSGVHLPPKNAYEPDDSSVCQPERPRRTR